Proteins found in one Streptococcus criceti HS-6 genomic segment:
- a CDS encoding DUF2975 domain-containing protein, protein MKINIFKWLRLILYLFQFLVVALTVLLMVGILGVIFSEENHQGIIFFDYGSSTITMSVIIPALVLTILLIMTVILSVILYYLRNLLLNFQFNKYFYQSNLKILKVVFKLGIIFTILQIGVHIILNSSNIDRISSFYTFTIKDYYINIIFLVINLIFIMIFQKGIALRQENEEII, encoded by the coding sequence ATGAAAATAAATATTTTTAAATGGTTAAGATTGATCTTGTATTTATTCCAATTTCTAGTTGTCGCTTTGACTGTTTTACTAATGGTAGGGATTTTGGGGGTAATATTCAGTGAGGAAAACCACCAGGGCATCATATTTTTTGATTATGGTTCTTCAACGATTACAATGTCAGTTATCATTCCTGCTTTAGTTCTCACTATTTTATTAATTATGACTGTCATTTTGTCAGTAATTCTTTATTATTTGAGGAACTTATTATTAAACTTTCAATTCAATAAATATTTTTACCAATCTAATTTAAAGATTTTAAAAGTTGTTTTTAAATTAGGAATAATCTTTACAATTTTACAAATAGGGGTTCATATTATTCTTAATAGCAGTAATATTGATAGGATTAGTAGCTTCTATACTTTTACCATAAAGGACTATTATATCAATATTATATTTTTAGTAATTAATTTAATTTTTATAATGATATTCCAAAAAGGAATTGCTTTAAGACAAGAAAATGAGGAGATAATCTGA
- a CDS encoding fumarylacetoacetate hydrolase family protein, with protein sequence MKLSVIEINHEPELVVQTATGWLKLTSYFDQVEEVPNFTMENLFDSKVYKGLQFLLESDLSQIDSRYWLDTIDDCAFYPVVSQPGKILAVGLNYKNHIAEVKMDKPQVPEIFNKLTTSLNSHNSPIFLPNNDWEYDYEGELVIVIGKEAKNLASDEVDRAIFGYTVGNDVTARQLQFQTSQWLIGKSLDGFAPVGPSLLTKDQMDLGQARLTTKVNGQIVQEAPLTDMLYSPQEIVRYLSQYMTLKPGDLIFTGTPSGVIMGHNPNQLEWLTQGDTVTVSISGIGTLENTIRYEK encoded by the coding sequence ATGAAACTCAGTGTGATCGAAATTAACCATGAACCTGAACTGGTCGTCCAAACAGCAACTGGCTGGCTTAAGCTAACCTCCTACTTTGACCAAGTTGAAGAGGTCCCCAATTTTACTATGGAAAATCTCTTTGACAGCAAAGTCTACAAGGGACTGCAATTTCTTTTAGAATCTGATTTGAGCCAAATTGATAGCCGCTACTGGCTGGATACAATTGATGACTGTGCCTTCTATCCTGTCGTCAGCCAGCCCGGAAAAATCTTGGCTGTTGGCCTAAACTACAAAAACCATATTGCTGAGGTAAAGATGGACAAACCTCAGGTCCCAGAAATTTTCAATAAGCTAACGACTAGCCTCAACAGTCATAATTCCCCCATCTTTCTTCCTAATAATGATTGGGAATACGATTACGAAGGTGAATTGGTTATCGTCATCGGCAAAGAAGCTAAAAATCTTGCATCCGACGAGGTTGATCGAGCGATCTTTGGCTACACTGTCGGTAATGACGTTACAGCGCGTCAGCTTCAATTTCAAACCAGCCAATGGTTGATAGGCAAGTCACTAGATGGCTTTGCTCCTGTCGGACCAAGTCTGCTTACTAAGGATCAAATGGATCTAGGCCAAGCCCGCCTAACGACCAAGGTTAATGGCCAAATAGTTCAAGAAGCTCCGCTGACTGACATGCTCTACAGTCCTCAAGAGATTGTTCGCTACCTCTCGCAATATATGACACTTAAGCCTGGTGACTTAATCTTTACTGGTACGCCCTCGGGTGTCATTATGGGGCACAATCCTAATCAGCTAGAGTGGCTAACTCAAGGTGACACTGTCACTGTCTCCATCAGCGGAATCGGAACCTTAGAAAATACCATTAGATATGAAAAATAA
- a CDS encoding GH32 C-terminal domain-containing protein: MKNSPSKETKTHGWYMHKRGKHWVYGCSLITLLVAGLALSSPVLAEETSPATSTPNTQAQAADTAKVEETSEEASTIPADSQAVIESKDDSAEMSGATNPSQPSQPVERASQSADEGGSTANLEASQTEASLPSDSTPIVEKADAGITVEKADVAQVAEKGYQTNLTNLKPTNGTWEVRDDGLYSNALDKGDSWNISDIKADNFVYSTDIKFLKEQGAVGLIFRSTDPNNVQNSYAINIDGGTKKSKFWRWDRGEDQQLIDEKQIEPSADGSYFLRVVAIDSWLSFYINGQLVGSTGDYTLQKDDKGQRTVIKEGYLGLLNWNGEAIFQNTYYTPITDNLNPELADITIMSDKGQVEKKGQFLSNAPVSIQYVDNAASSIKLAIKPKNDKSQITISDSTGKEYQLGDTIPLAVSANYLTVTSTVTTDANQASLTYRINVHRRQAKEVYYNELFRDQYHYSVKDGWGNDPNGLVYYKGKYHLFYQFYDDQVWGPMHWAHATSTDLIHWEEQPIALYPDTNGTMFSGCIVVDEHNSSGFFKDGQGGLVALVTADGNGQRIKLAYSPDEGQTWTKVDQVAADWSDDPLQSKDFRDPKVFHWNNKWFMVLAGGPLRIYSSDNLRDWSVESTYPDIHTECPDFYPIQTEDGTVKWVLSRGGRYYKVGDFKQIDGKWTFSPDQAYKDSDGVMNFGKDSYAAMTYYVQDFGTEANPTIPKLTELNWMNTWDYCNLVAKTVDQDFNGTYNLNLQLGLVKENGTYVLTQTPLETYKTLRDTAKAISYQDVTVTAQNDLLKAVKSDSYEIVATFRSSATTTKVGFKLRQSKDQETLVVYDLKQEELSIDRTKSGVILNDKFAEVNKQKVTTNADGSISLHIFVDRASLEVFAKGDTVTGANQIFPAPDSLGASVFAEGGDAKADINFYPLKSIWTDKVAADKPFKLVGTGQTETRLNLGQSTSFDAYLAPAQAKQDISWQLDKPDLVDFSQSGSKVTLTAKKAGTLTLTASSKENLNLTKTYKISIFENNFKTNLKDLKVISGQWIVDDKELLDSNTSANDAIMSTERLPYSEYKLEADVKYQKGLVNIFFASPATDPANAYAFQLGDQASVRLYYFQGDTIAEQPLNTALNDNHYHHLLINKTKDSVSLSIDGQEVMSHKFASVKDYFNQAYVGLGLWDGAVAFQNVYLTPLNQDAKPQGWFTANQHWYYRKADGQLATGLTSIDGKTHYFNADGSQVKGDFASPDGGKTWYYLDKDNGYVLTGLQTIQGKTYYFNADGSQVKGDFASPDGGQTWYYLDKDNGHVLTGLQTIQGKTYYFNADGSQVKGDFASPDGGQTWYYLDKDNGHVLTGLQTIQGKTYYFNADGSQVKGDFASPDGGQTWYYLDKDNGQVLTGGQTIKGKRYTFDETGKQIKGRFVTPDGGKTWYYLDKDNGLRVTGRQVINGEICYFDQDGRQIK; this comes from the coding sequence ATGAAGAATAGTCCGTCAAAGGAAACAAAAACGCATGGCTGGTACATGCACAAGCGTGGCAAACATTGGGTTTATGGCTGCAGTTTGATCACTCTGCTGGTTGCAGGACTGGCTCTAAGCAGTCCTGTCCTTGCTGAGGAAACGTCACCAGCTACCAGCACTCCCAATACACAGGCGCAGGCGGCCGATACCGCCAAAGTTGAGGAAACGTCAGAAGAGGCATCAACAATCCCAGCTGATAGCCAAGCTGTCATCGAGAGTAAAGATGACAGTGCGGAAATGAGCGGAGCTACCAATCCGTCTCAGCCCTCTCAACCAGTAGAGAGGGCATCACAATCGGCTGACGAAGGCGGATCAACTGCCAATTTAGAAGCAAGTCAAACGGAAGCCTCTCTTCCCAGCGATTCAACGCCAATAGTTGAAAAAGCTGATGCTGGTATCACTGTCGAAAAAGCAGATGTGGCTCAGGTAGCTGAAAAGGGCTATCAAACTAATTTGACCAACCTCAAGCCAACAAATGGAACTTGGGAAGTTCGAGATGACGGTCTCTATAGCAATGCTCTAGACAAGGGAGACAGCTGGAATATTTCTGACATCAAGGCTGATAATTTTGTCTATTCAACAGATATCAAATTTCTGAAAGAACAAGGGGCTGTCGGTCTGATTTTCCGAAGCACAGATCCTAATAATGTCCAAAATAGTTATGCCATTAATATTGATGGGGGCACAAAGAAGAGCAAATTCTGGCGTTGGGATAGAGGAGAGGACCAGCAGCTGATTGATGAAAAGCAAATCGAGCCTAGTGCCGACGGCAGTTATTTTCTCCGAGTTGTTGCTATTGATTCCTGGCTCTCCTTCTACATCAATGGACAATTAGTTGGCTCTACAGGTGACTACACCCTGCAAAAAGATGACAAGGGTCAAAGGACTGTCATTAAAGAGGGGTATCTGGGCCTGCTTAACTGGAACGGTGAAGCCATCTTCCAAAATACCTACTATACTCCAATCACTGATAATCTAAATCCTGAACTAGCTGATATTACCATCATGTCCGACAAAGGGCAGGTTGAAAAGAAAGGCCAGTTCCTTTCCAATGCCCCCGTCAGCATCCAATATGTTGATAATGCAGCATCCAGTATTAAATTGGCCATTAAACCAAAGAACGATAAGTCTCAGATCACGATTAGCGATAGCACTGGTAAAGAATATCAGTTAGGCGACACTATCCCGCTGGCAGTCAGTGCTAATTACTTGACCGTAACCAGCACTGTCACTACCGATGCTAATCAAGCCAGTCTTACCTATCGGATCAATGTCCATCGGCGGCAAGCCAAGGAAGTCTATTACAATGAACTCTTCCGTGACCAGTATCACTACTCTGTCAAGGATGGCTGGGGAAATGACCCTAATGGCTTAGTCTATTACAAGGGCAAGTACCACCTCTTCTACCAATTCTATGATGATCAGGTATGGGGACCAATGCACTGGGCTCATGCTACCAGTACAGACCTGATTCATTGGGAAGAACAACCTATAGCTCTCTACCCCGACACCAACGGTACTATGTTCTCGGGCTGTATTGTGGTTGATGAACACAATAGTTCTGGCTTCTTCAAGGATGGTCAAGGCGGCTTAGTAGCTTTGGTCACTGCCGATGGTAACGGGCAACGGATTAAATTGGCATATAGCCCTGATGAAGGTCAAACGTGGACCAAGGTTGACCAAGTGGCGGCGGATTGGTCCGATGATCCACTGCAAAGCAAGGATTTTCGTGACCCTAAAGTCTTCCACTGGAACAACAAGTGGTTCATGGTTCTGGCTGGTGGTCCTTTGCGCATCTATTCCTCTGATAATCTGAGAGATTGGTCAGTTGAATCGACTTACCCTGACATCCACACTGAGTGTCCCGACTTCTATCCAATCCAAACCGAGGATGGAACAGTCAAATGGGTGCTTTCTCGCGGCGGCCGTTACTATAAGGTAGGCGACTTCAAGCAGATTGATGGCAAGTGGACCTTCAGCCCAGATCAAGCTTATAAAGATTCTGACGGTGTGATGAACTTTGGCAAAGATTCTTATGCCGCTATGACTTACTATGTTCAGGACTTTGGTACCGAGGCCAATCCAACTATTCCGAAATTGACGGAACTGAATTGGATGAATACGTGGGACTACTGTAACTTGGTCGCTAAGACAGTTGACCAAGATTTCAACGGCACCTACAATCTCAATCTCCAGTTAGGCTTGGTCAAGGAAAATGGCACTTACGTTCTGACACAAACGCCACTTGAAACCTACAAAACACTTCGGGATACTGCTAAAGCCATCAGCTATCAAGACGTTACCGTTACAGCTCAAAATGATCTACTCAAGGCTGTCAAATCTGATAGTTATGAAATTGTTGCAACCTTTAGGTCAAGTGCGACGACGACTAAGGTCGGCTTTAAACTCCGCCAATCCAAAGACCAAGAGACACTGGTGGTCTATGATTTGAAGCAAGAAGAGCTCTCCATTGACCGAACCAAGTCTGGAGTCATTCTTAACGATAAATTTGCCGAGGTCAACAAGCAAAAGGTGACGACCAATGCTGACGGCAGTATTTCTCTCCATATTTTTGTTGATCGAGCAAGTTTAGAAGTTTTCGCCAAGGGGGATACTGTTACCGGCGCTAACCAAATTTTCCCAGCACCAGACAGTCTGGGAGCCAGTGTCTTCGCAGAAGGAGGCGATGCCAAGGCTGATATTAATTTCTATCCCCTCAAATCCATCTGGACTGATAAGGTTGCAGCCGACAAACCTTTCAAGCTTGTCGGAACCGGTCAAACTGAAACACGTTTAAATCTTGGCCAATCAACCAGTTTCGATGCCTATCTAGCTCCCGCCCAAGCTAAGCAAGATATCAGCTGGCAATTGGATAAACCTGATCTTGTTGATTTTAGCCAATCAGGCAGCAAGGTAACCCTGACTGCTAAAAAGGCAGGTACTTTAACTCTGACAGCAAGCTCTAAAGAAAATCTTAATTTAACTAAAACCTATAAGATTAGTATCTTTGAGAATAATTTCAAGACCAATTTGAAAGATCTCAAAGTCATCTCTGGTCAGTGGATTGTTGATGATAAAGAGCTGCTTGACAGCAATACCAGTGCTAACGACGCCATCATGTCGACCGAGCGCCTCCCTTACTCTGAATACAAACTGGAAGCTGACGTCAAATATCAAAAAGGCTTGGTTAACATCTTTTTTGCCTCTCCGGCAACCGATCCAGCCAACGCCTATGCCTTCCAACTGGGCGATCAAGCTAGTGTCAGACTGTACTACTTCCAAGGAGATACTATCGCTGAACAACCGCTGAACACAGCACTCAACGATAATCACTACCACCATTTGCTTATCAACAAGACCAAGGACAGTGTCAGCCTGAGTATTGATGGTCAAGAAGTCATGAGCCACAAATTTGCATCTGTCAAAGACTATTTCAATCAGGCCTATGTTGGCTTAGGGCTGTGGGATGGTGCTGTAGCCTTCCAAAATGTCTATCTGACCCCGCTCAATCAGGACGCTAAGCCTCAAGGTTGGTTCACAGCTAATCAACACTGGTATTATCGTAAGGCCGATGGGCAATTGGCAACTGGTTTAACGAGCATTGATGGCAAAACCCATTACTTCAACGCCGACGGTTCCCAAGTCAAGGGCGACTTCGCTTCTCCTGACGGTGGCAAAACGTGGTATTACCTTGACAAGGACAACGGATACGTTCTAACAGGACTGCAAACGATACAAGGTAAAACTTACTACTTCAATGCCGATGGTTCCCAAGTCAAGGGCGACTTCGCTTCTCCTGACGGCGGGCAAACATGGTATTATCTTGATAAAGATAATGGGCACGTTCTAACAGGACTGCAAACGATACAAGGTAAAACTTACTACTTCAATGCCGACGGTTCCCAAGTCAAGGGCGACTTCGCCTCTCCTGACGGAGGGCAAACATGGTATTATCTTGATAAAGATAATGGGCACGTTCTAACAGGACTGCAAACGATACAAGGTAAAACTTACTACTTCAATGCCGACGGTTCCCAAGTCAAGGGCGACTTCGCCTCTCCTGACGGAGGGCAAACGTGGTATTACCTTGACAAGGACAATGGGCAAGTCCTGACAGGCGGGCAAACTATCAAGGGCAAACGTTATACTTTTGATGAAACAGGCAAACAAATCAAGGGCCGTTTTGTTACTCCCGATGGTGGCAAAACATGGTATTATCTTGATAAAGATAACGGTCTCAGAGTGACTGGCAGACAGGTCATCAATGGCGAAATCTGTTACTTTGACCAAGACGGCCGTCAAATAAAATAA
- the uvrC gene encoding excinuclease ABC subunit UvrC, with the protein MNELIKHKLELLPTSPGCYIHKDKNGTIIYVGKAKNLKNRVRSYFHGSHDTKTEMLVSEIADFEYIVTGSNTEALLLEINLIQENMPKYNIRLKDDKSYPYIKITNELYPRLMITRQVHRKDGIYFGPYPDSGAATEIKRLLDRIFPFKKCTNPANKVCFYYHLGQCNAHTICHTDQAYWDGLKEDVKNFLNGKDNKIVDQIRDKMLKASELMEFERAAEYRDLLEAISTLRTKQRIMNQDMIDRDIFGYYVDKGWMCVQVFFVRQGKLIQRDVNMFPYYNEPEEDFLTYVGQFYRESKHFLPKEVFIPQDIDAELVKAVVGTKVIKPQRGEKKQLVNLATKNARISLQQKFDLLEKDIKKTKGAIENLGELLNIPAPRRIEAFDNSNIQGTSPVAAMVVFVDGKPSKKDYRKFKIKTVVGPDDYASMREVIYRRYSRVMRDDLTPPDLIVIDGGQGQVNIAREVIQDRLGLDIPIAGLQKNDKHQTHELLFGEPLEVVNLPRNSEEFFLLQRVQDEVHRFAITFHRQVRSKNSFSSKLDGISGLGPKRKQLLLKHYKSLTKIQEADVDDIVNCGIPRPVAEAIKETLIPEAVAKK; encoded by the coding sequence ATGAATGAATTGATTAAGCACAAGTTGGAGTTACTGCCAACTAGTCCTGGTTGCTATATCCACAAGGATAAAAATGGCACGATTATCTATGTGGGAAAGGCCAAGAATTTAAAAAATCGGGTGCGGTCCTATTTTCACGGCAGTCATGATACGAAGACAGAGATGTTGGTCTCAGAAATTGCTGATTTTGAGTATATTGTGACAGGCTCTAACACTGAGGCGCTGCTCTTGGAAATTAATCTGATCCAAGAAAATATGCCCAAATACAATATCCGTCTCAAGGACGACAAGTCCTATCCTTATATCAAGATTACCAATGAGCTCTATCCCCGGCTCATGATTACCCGTCAGGTTCACCGTAAAGATGGGATTTATTTTGGTCCCTATCCTGATTCGGGAGCGGCGACCGAGATCAAACGCCTGCTGGATCGGATTTTTCCCTTCAAGAAATGTACCAATCCAGCGAATAAGGTTTGCTTTTACTACCATCTCGGCCAGTGCAATGCCCATACGATTTGCCATACTGATCAGGCTTACTGGGACGGTCTCAAAGAGGATGTTAAAAATTTCCTCAATGGCAAGGATAATAAGATTGTCGATCAAATCCGCGATAAAATGCTTAAAGCTTCGGAACTCATGGAGTTTGAGCGAGCTGCCGAGTACCGTGATCTTTTGGAAGCGATCAGTACCTTACGCACGAAGCAGCGGATTATGAATCAAGATATGATTGATCGCGATATTTTTGGTTACTACGTTGACAAGGGCTGGATGTGTGTACAGGTCTTTTTCGTCCGTCAAGGCAAGCTCATCCAGCGCGATGTCAATATGTTTCCCTACTATAATGAGCCTGAAGAGGATTTTCTCACCTATGTAGGACAATTCTATCGTGAGAGCAAGCACTTTTTGCCTAAGGAAGTTTTTATTCCACAGGATATTGATGCTGAGCTCGTCAAGGCAGTTGTAGGTACTAAAGTTATTAAACCGCAGCGCGGCGAGAAGAAGCAGTTAGTCAACCTAGCAACCAAGAATGCTAGAATCAGCCTGCAGCAAAAGTTTGACCTTTTGGAAAAGGATATCAAAAAGACCAAGGGGGCTATTGAAAATCTCGGTGAGCTGCTCAATATTCCAGCCCCTCGCCGTATCGAGGCTTTTGATAATTCCAATATCCAAGGGACCAGCCCGGTTGCCGCTATGGTTGTCTTTGTTGATGGGAAACCCAGTAAGAAGGACTACCGTAAGTTCAAAATCAAGACCGTTGTCGGACCTGATGATTATGCCAGCATGCGCGAAGTTATCTATCGGCGCTACAGTCGGGTCATGAGAGATGATTTGACTCCACCCGATTTAATTGTTATTGATGGTGGACAAGGTCAGGTCAATATTGCCAGAGAGGTCATCCAAGACCGTCTGGGGCTGGATATTCCTATTGCTGGTCTGCAAAAAAATGACAAGCACCAGACCCATGAGTTGCTTTTTGGTGAGCCTCTGGAAGTTGTTAATCTGCCACGAAACTCCGAGGAATTCTTTCTCCTTCAGCGCGTGCAAGATGAGGTCCACCGCTTTGCTATCACCTTTCACCGTCAGGTTCGCAGCAAGAACAGTTTCAGCTCCAAACTGGATGGCATTTCTGGTCTTGGACCTAAACGCAAGCAGCTCCTGCTCAAGCATTACAAGAGTCTGACCAAGATCCAGGAAGCAGATGTGGACGATATCGTCAACTGTGGCATACCGCGGCCTGTCGCAGAGGCCATCAAGGAAACATTGATACCAGAAGCAGTTGCTAAGAAATAG
- a CDS encoding Rrf2 family transcriptional regulator, giving the protein MKQSHKMSDALHILSYIALNQEHLTNISSQILADSVGTNPGLVRRLMSSLSKAGLLLTRVGAANPKLAKEPKDISFYQVFEAVETDGLLKIDEGTNPDCPIGSQIPRVLPAFYQRITEAAYQEMKVISLQDMIDKMSVETEE; this is encoded by the coding sequence ATGAAACAATCTCATAAGATGAGCGATGCCCTTCACATTTTAAGTTATATTGCCCTCAATCAAGAGCATCTGACTAATATTTCCAGTCAAATCCTTGCTGATTCGGTCGGTACCAATCCCGGCTTGGTTAGGCGGCTGATGTCTAGTCTCAGTAAGGCAGGTCTTTTGCTGACCAGAGTTGGGGCTGCTAATCCGAAACTGGCTAAAGAACCAAAAGATATTTCTTTTTATCAGGTCTTTGAAGCGGTCGAAACAGATGGTTTACTCAAGATTGATGAGGGGACTAATCCCGATTGTCCAATTGGGAGTCAAATTCCGCGGGTTTTACCAGCTTTTTATCAGCGGATAACCGAGGCAGCTTATCAGGAAATGAAAGTTATTAGCCTGCAAGATATGATAGATAAGATGTCAGTCGAAACGGAAGAATAA
- a CDS encoding rhodanese-like domain-containing protein: MIKEIHVSDLAGKLLKDDLNVIDVREADEYQTGHLPGALNLPLSQLANRYRELDKKDCYHIICQKGGRSAQACAFLDSKGYTVTNVAGGTKAWSDRLEM, encoded by the coding sequence ATGATTAAAGAAATTCATGTATCGGACTTGGCTGGAAAATTACTCAAGGATGATTTGAACGTGATCGATGTGAGAGAAGCAGATGAATATCAGACAGGACATCTACCTGGAGCCCTCAATCTTCCTCTGAGTCAACTGGCCAATCGTTATCGAGAATTGGATAAGAAAGACTGCTACCATATTATTTGCCAAAAGGGAGGCCGTTCAGCTCAAGCCTGTGCCTTCTTAGATAGTAAGGGTTATACTGTCACCAACGTTGCTGGCGGTACCAAAGCTTGGTCGGATCGCTTGGAAATGTAA
- a CDS encoding ACT domain-containing protein yields the protein MTLKPLKQSFSICQVRDYSQVNWDSPYIFLSKTDQENSLVCSSQDVPDNAIEVDNGWSAFRIEGVLDFSLIGILSKLSAILADNEIGIFAVSTYNTDYILTKTTDFDRAMKVLEEKGYKIEKI from the coding sequence CTGACTCTCAAGCCACTGAAACAAAGTTTTTCTATCTGCCAAGTAAGGGATTACTCGCAGGTTAACTGGGATAGCCCTTATATTTTCCTGAGTAAGACTGATCAGGAAAATTCTTTGGTTTGCTCCAGTCAGGATGTCCCTGATAATGCTATTGAGGTAGATAATGGCTGGTCAGCCTTTCGCATTGAAGGTGTGCTAGATTTTTCACTCATCGGCATTCTATCAAAACTTTCAGCCATCTTAGCTGACAACGAAATTGGCATCTTCGCCGTCTCTACCTACAATACGGACTATATCCTGACTAAGACGACCGACTTTGACAGAGCCATGAAGGTTTTAGAAGAAAAGGGATATAAAATTGAAAAGATTTGA
- the nmlR gene encoding stress response transcriptional regulator NmlR, translating into MNIKKVSELTGISADTIRYYERIGLIPHVARNQAGVRDFTEHDISVLQFIRCFKRAGLSIEALKAYTALLLAGDENIQVRLTILKEQREGLQKRIGDLNEALKRLDYKIDNYENKIALKERRLFHDNKDS; encoded by the coding sequence ATGAATATTAAGAAAGTGAGTGAGTTAACAGGGATTTCAGCAGATACCATTCGCTACTACGAAAGGATTGGTTTGATTCCACATGTGGCTCGCAATCAAGCTGGTGTTCGTGATTTTACAGAACATGATATTTCCGTTTTGCAATTTATTCGCTGTTTTAAAAGGGCTGGTCTGAGTATCGAGGCCCTGAAAGCCTACACTGCTCTCTTGCTGGCTGGTGATGAGAATATTCAGGTTCGCCTGACTATTCTCAAAGAGCAGCGTGAAGGTCTACAGAAGCGCATTGGCGATTTAAATGAAGCCTTGAAGCGGCTGGATTATAAGATCGACAACTATGAGAATAAGATTGCTCTCAAAGAAAGGAGACTTTTTCATGATAATAAAGACAGCTGA
- a CDS encoding helix-turn-helix domain-containing protein, with protein sequence MEGIKINLDEVIKSRNITSKELAKRINITEANLSILKTGKAKGIRFETLMNICRELDCQPGDILEYRK encoded by the coding sequence ATGGAAGGAATAAAAATAAATTTAGATGAGGTTATTAAGTCAAGAAACATAACGTCTAAAGAACTCGCTAAAAGAATCAACATAACAGAAGCTAATTTATCGATTTTAAAAACTGGTAAAGCAAAAGGAATTCGTTTTGAGACATTGATGAATATTTGTAGAGAATTAGATTGTCAGCCAGGTGATATTTTAGAATACAGAAAATAA